TGCTCCCTGAGTTTCGGCGAAAAGTTGGGGCCGTGTTCCAGGACTACAAGCTTTTGCAAAACAAAACCGCGTATGAGAATGTTGCCTATATCATGGAGGTTATGGGAGCCAGAGAAGAGGATATTGTGCGGGATGTTTCTGAGGTGCTGGAGATTGTGGGCTTGATTGACCGGGCCCATCACTACCCAGCCCAGCTTTCTGGCGGGGAGAAGCAGAGGGTAGCCATAGCACGGGCCTTGATTCATCGGCCGGATGTTATTATTGCAGACGAGCCAACCGGGAATCTGGATCCCTACCATACAAGAGACATCATTGGTCTTTTGGTAAAGATTAATGAATTGGGCACTACCATTATATTAGCAACGCACAACAGAGAAGTGATTAACCGCCTCGGGAAAAGAGTTATTACGTTAGACGAGGGAAGGCTTCTTCGCGATGAAGAACGAGGCATGTTTATGATTTAGTGCCTAAACGAGATTTAGGAGCTCCTAAATCTCGTTTAGGCACTATTCCATCAAATACATTATGATGATTGCTTTTAAAAGAGTACTGAGGTCTGGCTGGGAAAAGTTTTCAAGAGACAAGAGTTCTTCTGGTGCGGCCTTGTTTGTTATGGTTATTGTTATGTCTGTGGCGACCATGCTCTTTTTTCTCCAAGGTATGGCTTCTTTCATGATAGCTGGCTTGGAGGAAAGCGTGGACATTAGCACGTATTTAAAAAACACTGCAACACAAGAAGAAGTGTCTCAACTCAAAGAAGAACTTGAATCTATGCCCGAAGTAAAGGAGGTGAAGTATGTTTCAAAAGAACAGGCGCTTAAGAGTTTTGTTGAAATACACAAGCAAGACGAGGTTATCTTGGAGTCCCTAGAGATTGTGGGGCAGAATCCCTTGCTGGCTTCCTTGAACATTAAGGCATTTTCGGTTAGCCAGTATCCTGCCATTTCAGAGTTTTTGCAAAACACGCCGCTTGCTTTTATTATCAGTGATGTTGACTATTTTGACCGCGCTCCTGTTATTGATAGGCTTTCTACCTTAACCGCGGGCATTCAGACCGCCGTGTTCTTGGTTACCTTGTTTGCGGGCTTTGTTGCGGTGCTCGTTGCCTTTAATACCATACGTCTTACCATTTACAGCTCCAGGGATGAAATTGAGATTATGCGTTTGGTTGGGGCTTCTAACTGGTTTATCCGCGGCCCCTTTATTATTCAGGGAATAATTGTGGGGGTTTTGGCAACCCTTATTACTACCTTATTGTTCTTTCCTTTAACCTTGTTTGTGGGAATAAAGCTTCAAACATTTGCTCCCGGTTTTGACCTCTTTTCTTACTTTGCAGACAACCTTTTTCTCATTCTGCTTTTACAGCTTGTAGCGGGGATTGGGCTTGGGGTCGTTTCAAGCTTGATTGCCATTAGAAAGTACCTGAAGGTCTAGATTTTTCAAGGAAAATACGATATACTATCCCCGTATTGCGGGTTCGTCTAACGGTAGGACCGCGCCCTCTGGAGGCGTGTATCCTGGTTCGAATCCAGGACCCGCAGCCCTTCGTCGCTTCCGCTCTCATCGAGCCTGAGGCTCTCAGAGCCGAATGGCCTCAGGGTCTTCGACCGCTTCTCAATAAAAGCGACGAAGGCACTGAGCTCAACAGAGCGAAGTGATACATCATGAAATTCTACGTCTATATCGTTGAGTGCGCAGATCAGTCATTGTATGTTGGATGTACGAACGATTTAGAAAGAAGAATAAAACAACATAACGAATCAAAATGGGGAGCCCACTATACGAAATTAAGAAGGCCAATTGAGTTAAAGCACTCCGAAACGTTTGCCAATCTGAAAGACGCCAGAAAGCGCGAGCGGGAAATTAA
The Patescibacteria group bacterium DNA segment above includes these coding regions:
- a CDS encoding GIY-YIG nuclease family protein — protein: MMKFYVYIVECADQSLYVGCTNDLERRIKQHNESKWGAHYTKLRRPIELKHSETFANLKDARKREREIKGWRREKKLTLIKPVTPKL
- a CDS encoding ABC transporter permease — translated: MMIAFKRVLRSGWEKFSRDKSSSGAALFVMVIVMSVATMLFFLQGMASFMIAGLEESVDISTYLKNTATQEEVSQLKEELESMPEVKEVKYVSKEQALKSFVEIHKQDEVILESLEIVGQNPLLASLNIKAFSVSQYPAISEFLQNTPLAFIISDVDYFDRAPVIDRLSTLTAGIQTAVFLVTLFAGFVAVLVAFNTIRLTIYSSRDEIEIMRLVGASNWFIRGPFIIQGIIVGVLATLITTLLFFPLTLFVGIKLQTFAPGFDLFSYFADNLFLILLLQLVAGIGLGVVSSLIAIRKYLKV
- the ftsE gene encoding cell division ATP-binding protein FtsE, producing the protein MIKFEKVSKIYPPNSVAVKDISFGIKDGEFVSLVGKSGAGKSTLLELFLREEFPSEGRVLFQGDDVHQIKDSLLPEFRRKVGAVFQDYKLLQNKTAYENVAYIMEVMGAREEDIVRDVSEVLEIVGLIDRAHHYPAQLSGGEKQRVAIARALIHRPDVIIADEPTGNLDPYHTRDIIGLLVKINELGTTIILATHNREVINRLGKRVITLDEGRLLRDEERGMFMI